A single window of Haliotis asinina isolate JCU_RB_2024 chromosome 5, JCU_Hal_asi_v2, whole genome shotgun sequence DNA harbors:
- the LOC137284030 gene encoding uncharacterized protein, with protein MSSMDYHINPRLLSTTTSALDYHISPRLPHQPSTTISANGYLINPRLPHQPSTTTSALDYHINPRLPYQPSTTTSALDYHISPRLPHQPSTTTSALDYQINPRLPHQPSTTTSALDYHISPRLPDQPSTTTSALDYHISPRLPHQPSTTTSALDLPHQPSTTTSTLDYHINPRLPHQPSTTISALDYHISPRLPHQPSTTRSTLDYHISPRLPHQPSTTTSALDYHISPRLPHQPSTTTSAFDYHSSHRLPYQPSTTTSALDYQINPRLPHQPSTTTSALDYHISPRLPYQPSTTISALDYHISPRLPHQPSTTTSTLDYNISPRLPYQPSTTRSTFDYHISHRLPHQPSTTTSALDYHSSPRLPYKPSTTISTLDYLIMPRLPFNNLGIS; from the coding sequence ATGTCATCCATGGACTATCATATCAACCCTCGACTACTCTCGACTACCACATCAGCCCTCGACTACCATATCAGCCCTCGACTACCACATCAGCCCTCGACTACCATATCAGCCAACGGCTACCTCATCAACCCTCGACTACCACATCAACCCTCGACTACCACATCAGCCCTCGACTACCACATCAACCCTCGACTACCATATCAACCCTCGACTACCACATCAGCCCTCGACTACCATATCAGCCCTCGACTACCACATCAGCCCTCGACTACCACATCAGCCCTCGACTACCAGATCAACCCTCGACTACCACATCAGCCCTCGACTACCACATCAGCCCTCGACTACCACATCAGCCCTCGACTACCAGATCAACCCTCGACTACCACATCAGCCCTCGACTACCACATAAGCCCTCGACTACCACATCAGCCCTCGACTACCACATCAGCTCTCGATCTACCACATCAGCCCTCGACTACCACATCAACCCTCGACTACCATATCAACCCTCGACTACCACATCAGCCCTCGACTACCATATCAGCCCTCGACTACCACATCAGCCCTCGACTACCACATCAGCCCTCGACTACCAGATCAACCCTCGACTACCACATCAGCCCTCGACTACCACATCAGCCCTCGACTACCACATCAGCTCTCGACTACCACATCAGCCCTCGACTACCACATCAACCCTCGACTACAACATCAGCATTCGACTACCATAGCAGCCATCGACTACCATATCAGCCCTCGACTACCACATCAGCCCTCGACTACCAGATCAACCCTCGACTACCACATCAGCCCTCGACTACCACATCAGCCCTCGACTACCATATCAGCCCTCGACTACCATATCAGCCCTCGACTACCATATCAGCCCTCGACTACCATATCAGCCCTCGACTACCACATCAGCCCTCGACTACCACATCAACCCTCGACTACAACATCAGCCCTCGACTACCATATCAGCCCTCGACTACCAGATCAACCTTCGACTACCACATCAGCCATCGACTACCACATCAACCCTCGACTACAACATCAGCCCTCGACTACCATAGCAGCCCTCGACTACCATATAAGCCCTCGACTACAATATCAACCCTCGACTACCTTATCATGCCTCGACTACCATTTAATAACCTCGGAATATcttaa